CTTGTAAAGCTTAAAAATACACCCAAAGTTTGATCATTGAAGTGGGATTGAACcgtaaaattctaaaaaattattaaaatttgaaaaacatttCTATATGTTTGAAATAATTCATATTGTGAGATTAATCAAACTGCTAATACTTGTACAAATGTTGGATCATTAAAGTTTAAATCACTACTCAATTTGGCAGTCGCAAAATTGAAAGCCGAATACTGAAATCGAGTCATTAGAAATCTGTGCAACACAATTAACAATGATATGAAGTCATTATTATATATGCGTACATCGAATATTCACATGAACCTACAAAAATGTTTCTATTCAGAGATGACATACACAAGTTACAGCCATAAGCAACAAGGTCAATAAAGCAGAAAGAAAAGGCTAACAAGACATACCATAGCCCAACGCTTGAATGTATCATAAGTGCCAAACTGAAGGCCAGCATACGGTATAATTTGAACTAGTGTAGGTGACAAGCCAGCATACAGCCCCCACAAGCCACGTGTATTTAAAACACCACCAACTGCAGATCTCATGTTGGGGTATACCTACATATTAGAGaacatttatatttttacatATCCGTAGAGATCAACAAGCTAAAAATCAATGGTAAACACATCAACAGAGAGAGAATGACCCAGGAAACGGGGCAAACAAATCATATATGCAAGAGCAATGTTACCCGATCTCCTggcaaattataaattaagacaAGAAAATAATGGACGGTTTTAATTTTATCATCggttttaaactatttttgaaccattttgagcgaatcgtgaatccaaaaggcgaactaactagcgaattatgtttcattGCTATTCATGGTACGTTGTCCTTCATAGTGGAGCGACTTTTCTGTGAACTTCTAGgatattgaaaagaaaaataaagaaaaaacttTCTGAACTTTCCTGCTTTTGCCAACCTTAACTGTCTGGTTACATACTCCACAAAAATGTAAAACAtttacataaataatcataCCTTTGGTTCACCCTGTGAGGCCAATATGGTCCGTATAAGATCAAATGGATATGTTCCGACAGTGGCAGCACATCCAGCAATTGACCCACTAATATAAGACAAGTAAGGGCTCAAATGAATGTGATCTTCTGCATATAAGAAAAGCAATAGTGAGCCAATATCATTATTGACCAGAGTATTTCAAACATGAAGGCGAAAAGTAACACTGACTTAGAAATTGTCAATCTCAAATCACAAGAAAATTTTTATCATTGGAGTCAACATAGAGCTTCCATACACAATGCTTATCAAAAAcgaaagagaaaaataaagcaTGAAAGAGTTTCTATAGAAATTTATAGATTGATACACCATCTTTCAACTGCAACCAGTATTCAGTTTCCAGATGAtatttgctaccaagggtcaatttGTCGCTAAAAAGGAAACGAACCTGTCCTGGAAGATCCAGACATATATGTCTTTAACTTGTGCAAGACTGTGAATTGTATGGACGCATAAGGCATAACCATTAAGAGAGCTGGGACATTACCACGCCAAAAACCCTGCAACAACCAGCGGCAGTACAACTTTGTAAAGAGCAACATTTGATCTCAAAGTGCCTAGACAATACTCATCTACATTTCGAACAGCACGCAGAAAGGGAACACAAGTTGAAGGTACACGAGAGCAGATTGAATCTATAACGGGAAACCAAAAAGACAATGCAAATAGAAGGAATACAAGAGCAGAGAAGATCCTTGTACCACAACCAAAGTCACAACTTCCAACAACCAGCATGAGTATCAACATGAAAAAATCTGTAATAAACTAACTGTTACAGAATATCAGTTTGTTGGCAAAACAGTAGCAAATTAGCATTAAACTGTATGAATGATGCACATGTAAATGTAAGTTGTGTTATTGTAATTCAAGAACTACAATAATGGATAGCAAAAAAAGCATTAGAGCAGCTTGTACTCTCCCAAAGATGATATGAACTCACTAAACATCTATACAATATTTCTCATATCTTTCTCTATTCCCCCTTCCTTATTAATACTAGCTTTCCCCTTCCTTAAATTTACTTCTTCTAGAATATACTTCCTAACTAACTAATATTAAGATACCCTTCTGACCATTAAATCACAGAAACTTGCATCAACATTCGAGAATCCTTTAGATTACATGGAGATGTCATAAAGTTGGGCCACGAGATCAAATAAATATCATATGTGACAAAAGACTAATGATCATGAAGTTACCGGTAAACCTTCTTCTCTTAAAATGTCCTTAGTTGCTTGTAACATTCCAGTGTACTTCGACGACCCATACATGTTTCTGTGAACCAAAGCCCATGAAGTAGTCGGTTCCAATTGGACCTATGAAGAAGATAACGACAAATAACTAAATAAGTATTACATGTAAGTAATAAGTTAAACTTCTCAGCATTCATGGTATAAATGAACAAAGTAACACACACAAATGAAGCAAACACGAAAACAAACATGCAGCAGCAGAGTTGCTTTCAGTACTTAATTAAAAAGACTGAACTAATGTACTTGTAATGATGTTGCTCATCATGCTTGTAAGGAACTCCTAGTAATAAATCTGTCATCTTATAAACAACCTTTAGTAATTCAATAAGCTTCACACCATTACCATGAGTGCACATTCAGGAATAGTAAAGCATGTGTCCTCTCAAAAACATTGATTATAAAGTCATGCCAGTATAGATAAAATGAATATCAAGTTGTTTAAGTGgctgaaaaataacaaaaaaaatggaAGGGATTACAAAAATCCCCCTCGTCATCCATTCTAAATTAACACGAGCTGCTCATAGCCTCCttccctcccccccccccccccccccccccttccaAATCAGTAACGAGTTATGTCTAATCTTGTTAAAGCAAAAGGTACTAAAAATGTATGAGCTAGTTACCTGAAACCTGATCTTAATTACATCCAAAGGCGATGTAACAGTACGAGAAATAGCGCCAGAGATTGCACCAGCAGACGTGTCTATCAGTGCTCGTTTTAGCCGACCAAGCTCTTCCATCTCTCCCAAATGTCCCGCTCAGATTAAAGTATTATAAGAAACACCTGAGTCCATGAATGCACTCCATTATCATTCAAAAGAACATGGATATTCATCAACACATCAAGAAGCAATAGTAAGAAATTGACCATCAAATGCTTTATAGTCTCACATAAAGAAAGGCGTGTTTGGATAAAAACTATGAAGGAAATAAAGGGGAGGGAAGGTTGATGAGTGTTCCATCAAAATTTCTCCATTTTTGAACATATTTTTTTCTGATAAAATATTAAGGAACTCATTCCTCCAATTCCCATGGCTCCATTTCCCTTTCGCCCCTCATTTTCTATCCAAATAGAGGCAACTCATCCCTTCATTTCCTTTTATAATCTATCCAAACAAACCATTATCTTTGTTGAGCCAAGTCCCAAATCTCAAGCCATTGGTGAAGAGTTTGATCACCTCATAGCTCATGCACTATCTTGCACTCTCGAGAGTGAAGATGTGAGTGTCATGAGTCATGAAGGATTGAAttttggatcacttgatgaGGTGATCAAAGTGGATGACT
The sequence above is drawn from the Amaranthus tricolor cultivar Red isolate AtriRed21 chromosome 5, ASM2621246v1, whole genome shotgun sequence genome and encodes:
- the LOC130814162 gene encoding mitochondrial thiamine diphosphate carrier 2-like; the encoded protein is MEELGRLKRALIDTSAGAISGAISRTVTSPLDVIKIRFQVQLEPTTSWALVHRNMYGSSKYTGMLQATKDILREEGLPGFWRGNVPALLMVMPYASIQFTVLHKLKTYMSGSSRTEDHIHLSPYLSYISGSIAGCAATVGTYPFDLIRTILASQGEPKVYPNMRSAVGGVLNTRGLWGLYAGLSPTLVQIIPYAGLQFGTYDTFKRWAMALNRMGGKSSSDINPTSFQLFLCGLAAGTCAKLVCHPMDVIKKRFQIEGLQRDMRYGARVEEGAYKNMYDALLRILQTEGWGGLYKGIVPSVVKAAPAGAVTFVAYEFTSKWLESL